The window GGGAGATGGTGGTGCTGTGGATGAGTCAGGAGGAGGCGGCCAGGCGTGTGGTACGCACAGGGTGGGGCTCTTGGCTCAAAGACGATTAGAGGCAGAGCTGTCCGGGCGTCCCTGCTCCCAGGTCGGCCTTGCCCTAGCTCTCCTCTCCCCACAGCCCTGCTGCTCCCGGGCCTCCTGCCACCCCACCTGGCTGGGCAGCTGTAATCAGTGGAATGCCTCTGGCTATGGCCATTCAAGTCTGGGCTCGGGAAAGGGATGATCTGGCCCAATGCGAGCCAGGTCCTTCTTCCTGGAGTGGCAGGGTGTGGGGACGCCTGAGTCCCCACCTCCCTGCACAGCCCAGGGCTACTCAGTCCCTACAGGGGGTAGAGGGGTCACCCCACCCAAAGTGCACTGGTGACAGTCCCCTACAGGCGcagtccttcctctccctctgcccGCGGGGGTGGGTCCCGTGGCCTCACAGTCTTCTTTGCTCCCAACCAGTTCCTCTCAGAGCCAAGGGGCTCTGGAACTCATGCCcactctgggcccagggtgatGGGGTCTATGGGACCTGCTTTCCTGTTCTTTCCCTGAGCTGCCCTAGCCACCAGGCATTGACTTCCAACCAAGTACACAGTGGGGTGTGCACCAGTGCCTGGCCTCAGGTTCCCTGATGACAGAAGGCATGCCAGGGTCCCCGAGGTCACCCCTCCTCTCTCAAAAGGTGCAGGGTTGCAAACCCTCTTCAGCTCCATGAGGGCTCCATCCCTTTTGACCTTGGGATGGCTGCTGGCCAGGGTGAATTCTCTGGGTCCCTATGCCCCCTGGCTGGGCTCAGCTGGCTGTGCAGAGAAGGGTCCCGGGACCCAAGTCCCTGTCAGAAGCTCTCTCAGCTCAGGAAAGGAAGGGATAGCCCCTTGCTGCCCAGGATGCCTGGCCAAGGCCCCATCCCAGGACCCCAGGTCCCTCTGGGCCCCAGCTGCACCTGCTCTACCACAGCAGAGGGAGGGCCAGAGCAATGCAGTCAGGTCCTGTCCAGCCCGCCCCCACCCCTCCTTTCCGCCCTGCCACCGCGGGGGCTCACTTTGAGGGAGTAGGCCAAGGCGATGAAGCCCAGGCAGCAGAAGTTGAGGTAGACGAAGTTGAAGATGGACCACAGGTAGTAGTCGTTCACCTCGGTGGTGTCTGGGTAGACCTCGATGACGGTCGTGGGGTTCGTCATGGTCTTCTTCTCGGCCAGGTGCTTGCAGGCCTGGGGGCCCCCAGCCACCCGCACACTGTCTGTCTTGCTGCTCTTGGACTCCATGGGGAACAGAGTGGGTGCCATGGGGGGTGAGGCTGAGGGCTCAGTGGCAGGGGCCGCTGGAGCCTGCAAGGCAGGGGGCTTGGACACACAGGCAAAGCAGCCCTTGGGCGAACCTACGGGGGGCCTCGGAATCCAGAAGGCCCCGTCCAGGGGGACTCGGGCTTCCTGGGTGCCGTCCGTGGTGCTGGCCGGGGCTCCCAGCAGGGCTGGGCACTGGCCGGGGCCCTGGGCCTGCAGGGAGGAAGAGAGTAGGAATGAGCTGGGCCCTGCTGGTGGAGTAGCACCCACCCTGGAGCCCTGCAACATCTCCCCTGCAGCCCCATAAACAGCCCCAGTGGAGATGGAAATCCCCACCCAGGCAGCCAGCTGCTAGCCTGCCACCCGCCTCCCCCGCCCGCCCCGCCACTGCTAACGCCAAAGCCCTTCGCAGCAGCCTTGGCAGACACATCCGGCTTTCCATCCTTGCCatctgcacacacacattcacccACCGGCACACACAGACCCCCAGTGCACACCCAACAACACTCTGACATGCTGTTGCAATACACAGAGCACCCGGCTTGGCAGCGGACCTACAATGACACTGCCCTAGTCACTAACTGGAGAACTGAGCAGAGCCGGGGAAGCACCTGCCTACAGACCCAGGCAGATAATCTGCCACAAACCCAGCACCACCGGCCGGGCTCTCCAGTCCGGCACACTCCCGCTGAGACAACCGGGTAAACAACAGCCACAGTGACACGCACACACACCGCGACACAGGCCCCGGCAGTCGCCGGAGGATAAGCACAGGTGTGGGGCTCCAAACTCGCGCGCAtcgcccccagcccccagctcagCCGAAAGCAGTGCTGGAGAACCCAAGCGCGCCACACACAAGCACAATGACACTCTACCAAATGAACACTTCAAAGGCGCTGGCACTGGCGCCGCGCCCCCCGGCGCACCGAGCGCGTGGGGGTCTGAGCCAGGCTCCGCGACCCCCGCCCGACCCCGCTTTGCCGCAGGCGCCCGGACGGCGCGTCCTCACCTACTGGCGACTCCGCGGCGGGCGGGCCGGACCCCTGCGCCTCAGTGCGCGCGTCCTTCTGCCCTCCCCGGCCGTTGTCTGTCCGCGGATCCGCGTCCCAACCGCCCAACCTTGGGGGCGGGGATGGCGCGGGACTCGGCGGCGCCTCTGCCTCCCCCGCTGCCCGCGCCGCTCCGCAGCGCCAGGCCGGCCGGCCGGCTGCAGCCAGAGCCTGACTCACGGCGCAGACACCTCTGCCTCCTCCGCGGGGAGGGTGGGGGCCGCGGGCTGGCCGGAAGCCTCGACCCTTCCGGACCGAGATGGGACCCTGCTACCCCTGTGCCGCCCCACTTCCATGTCCCTGGGCCTCCCCCGGCGCATCCCGCCCCCTCGCACGGAGCTCCAGTCCCCGTGGGAGCCGTCTCCGGAGCCCAGCGCACCTGCCTGACGAGAGAGCCCCCTACTCCTGCTCTTCCCTCGCGTTCCAGCTGTCCAGGACCTGTTGCCTTCTTTCTCAGAGACCCTGATGCGGGGGCTTTGCCTCTTCTGGGCCTGTTGAGTCCGCCCGCCGCCTCCGCTGGCCCCTTGGCAGAGTACTTGAGCCCTTCCCCTGAGGTCCCTGAGCCCGGTGGCTTCGGAGCCTTACCAAGCTCCCACCCACGGGTCCATGAGACCCTCTGACTCTCTTCCCCTCACTCTGCCCCAGGACCATCCCTAGCCCAGCCCCTCTGCAAGCTCGGTACCTGCCCACTgtgcctctggagtctctggcCTCAAACTCCCCAGTCGCAGTCCCTGAATAGGCTGCACCTCACCAAACCCCCACCAGGTCACCCATCTCTGCATGATCCTGTCTCTACAGGCCCCCAGCCCTTAAGGCCACTTCCCATCCCTCTGTCCTAAGCACATCAAGTTCAGGCCCTTCACCACCGTCAGCACCCCTGCTGCCCCTCCAGACCAGTTCCTCTGGAGGGCCTGCCCCTTTTCCCAAGTTTGACGTCCTCACTCACAACCTTGGTCTTGGACCCTGTGGTCAGCCTGTCCCTGCACAAAGGCCCTTCACCCACCTTTCCTCTGCCTGCAAGGCCAAGTGTTCTGCTCCCAGACCCTGGCCCCTCGCCCCTCTCTGAGGCTGGACACTTGTGTCCCTGGAGCCCTGTCCATGCCCTGGCCTGTGGCCTCCCTGTGAACCCATCCTACCTGGGCCCTGGTCCCTTGAGGTGCACTGACCCCCACAACATGTCCATCAACCAGTGCCTGTCCTCCACCTCGACTGCCCGCAGAGTTCCCCCACCTTCTTATTCTCTTGGACACTCGTTCCAAACTGATCTCCCGACTCCTGAAAGGTCCTGATAAGCTTCCTTTCCCCTGGAGAGATCCCTGGTCATCCCACCCTGGGATGTGCAGATGCCCCCTCTGAGCTGGTCCTCTGCAGCGGAGCCTTAGACCCTGCTCAGTGCCCCGGGAAGCCTGTTCTCCCTGCTCTTTCTGAGCCTGCACCCTGCTGTCTGAGTCCCCATCCTGCCTCCAGCAAAGCCCCTTCTCCTCTGACCCTCTCAATGTGCCTCCAGACTCCCTACCACCTTCCCCTCCTGAATGCTCCTGGCTCTGACCTAAGCCCCTGGTGCTATGGGAACCCCCTTCTTCTCTCACCACCCTCAGTGCTCTCTGAGCCCTGAGCTTGTTTCCAAACCCCTGTCCCCTAGCAAGCCCGCCCCCtcaagcccctcccctcccccagcctaggccccacccccaccccaggctgacCCTGGCTCAGCCTCAGTCCTGGCATGTCAGGAACCCACAGCACAAAGTAGATCTTAAATGATGTTGATAAAATCCCCTGTGAGTGGGAGGAATTCCCAGCACTAGGAACCCTCTTGGATGTCCTGGCCACTCCTTTCATGGAGCCCAGCCTCAGTCCACAGGCCCTACAGGCCCTGTGGGCAAGTCTGGTTCACCTAACTCTACCACCTCCCACTTTCCCACGGGCCAGGCATGCAGGGGCCCAGACCTGGCATCTAGACTGGGCCTGTACCCTTCCCGGGCTGCATGTAGCTCTGTGCCATGCCACTCAGCTCCTTAGGTCAGAGCTGAGCCTGGGGGCCAGGCGCCAGCCTGATGCTCTCCCTGCCACACAACATCTGTCTACTGCTTCCCTGGGCCAGAGGCTTCAGGGTGGCCAGGAAGGAAGCAGCAGGAGGGTGCCTGGGCCCTCGGGTCCCTGCTGAAGGTCACAGAGTAGGGTGAGGCCAGAGTCAGGGCCTCTCCCTGAACTGTGTCGGGCAGCgggtctctctgagcctcaggagCCCCCACAGCCTCCATTCTGGGATGGTGAGTGAAGGGGTTGGCCCCAGTAGGCTCCTGCCACAGTGTGCTTCAGGCCACGGGCGTAGGCCAGGAAGTTCGGTGGTCCAGACTAGGGCCAGTGTCCAGCCACTGTGCTGGGCCCCCATGGCCGGCAGTCAGGTGGATCCTGTTATTGCCCACATCCTAGAGCCTGGATAGTCAGGGTGGGTCACACAGCTAAAAAGGCATGAGGCTGGATCTGAACCCAGAGTCAGACTCCAGGGTCCCAAGAATCCAGAGGAGCTGGACAGAGCGCTCCCACAGAGGGAAGGCCCTGGCAGCGCAGGCAGGAGATGGCGCCTGGAAGGAGCAGCGCAGGcctgcaggggagggaggagctgcCTCCTTCCGGCCTCTCCATGCAGTGTTTGATGACACTGGTCTCCCCAGAAACCCTGCCAGGCCCTGCGGAGCTTTGCCCAGCTCCTCTCATATTTCAGGAGCACAGAACACCGGGCACATGTTTACCAGCTTCCTGGCAACTGGGGACAAATGTTCTCCAGAGAAGGTGGCCGTTGGGGCTCAGCTCTAGGGCATCGTCCCTGGGTCCCCTTGGACAGGCACTGTCCAGCAGGCTGAGAAGACCCAGGGAGGATGATGTCACACTCACCCTGTATCCTGCACCTgctagggtgggggtgggggcttccAGCAAGACTCCAGAGCCTCAGAGTCTCCTGGTCCCACCACCCAGAGCCTTAGGCCCCTGCTGCATCTGGCCATGTGCTGCTGACCTCTCCCCTCCAACCCACAAGGCCACCCCAGGTGCCCGCCTGCACACCAGTGTCTGCAGAAACTGTCGCCTGGGGAGGGCTCCCACCAGGATCCCTCCTGGGCAGTGACCCTCGCAGGCCTGCCCCGGCACAGGCTTGGCTTGCACGAGCCCAGGGCTGCTTCCAGGGGCTGGCAAGGAGGCCCAGAAGGGAGGCAGGGTGCCCACACCAGAGCCATGCAGATACCTCGTCCTCCCCAGGACCAGGCAATGCCACGAGGGTCAGAGGGTCCCCCCGCGCCCCCAACAGTGTTCTGTCTCTGGAAGCCGAGCGAGTACATGCTTGGACCACTTCACTGAGAACCCTGCTTCTGAGTAGGCGCTCACACCGGAAACGCTGCGCCGCCGGCC is drawn from Urocitellus parryii isolate mUroPar1 chromosome 4, mUroPar1.hap1, whole genome shotgun sequence and contains these coding sequences:
- the Ifitm10 gene encoding interferon-induced transmembrane protein 10 isoform X3; translated protein: MAPTLFPMESKSSKTDSVRVAGGPQACKHLAEKKTMTNPTTVIEVYPDTTEVNDYYLWSIFNFVYLNFCCLGFIALAYSLKPRAPPCAYHTPGRLLLTHPQHHHLPSCALHRHACGPSPGHHHVGPVHGLIKLPRLALNLQSSCLSLPSHWDDRSAPPGQHDGED
- the Ifitm10 gene encoding interferon-induced transmembrane protein 10 isoform X1, with the translated sequence MAPTLFPMESKSSKTDSVRVAGGPQACKHLAEKKTMTNPTTVIEVYPDTTEVNDYYLWSIFNFVYLNFCCLGFIALAYSLKPRAPPCAYHTPGRLLLTHPQHHHLPSCALHRHACGPSPGHHHVGPVHVRDKKLVNDLNGAVEDAKTARLFNIASSALAASGLVLVFIFLRYPLTDY
- the Ifitm10 gene encoding interferon-induced transmembrane protein 10 isoform X2 codes for the protein MAPTLFPMESKSSKTDSVRVAGGPQACKHLAEKKTMTNPTTVIEVYPDTTEVNDYYLWSIFNFVYLNFCCLGFIALAYSLKPRAPPCAYHTPGRLLLTHPQHHHLPSCALHRHACGPSPGHHHVGPVHGLIKLPRLALNLQSSCLSLPSHWDDRSAPPGQHECGTRSSSTT
- the Ifitm10 gene encoding interferon-induced transmembrane protein 10 isoform X4, whose translation is MAPTLFPMESKSSKTDSVRVAGGPQACKHLAEKKTMTNPTTVIEVYPDTTEVNDYYLWSIFNFVYLNFCCLGFIALAYSLKVRDKKLVNDLNGAVEDAKTARLFNIASSALAASGLVLVFIFLRYPLTDY